The following are from one region of the Penaeus chinensis breed Huanghai No. 1 chromosome 5, ASM1920278v2, whole genome shotgun sequence genome:
- the LOC125025529 gene encoding uncharacterized protein DDB_G0271670-like, which yields MRLEQQRVRQRGNETQSSSSSSSSSSSSSSSSSSSSSSSSSSSSSSSSSSSSSSSSSSSSSSSSSSSSSSSSSSSSSSSSSSSSSSPSPSPSPSPSPSPSPSPSPSPSPSPSSSSSSSSSSSSSSSSSSSSSSSSSSSSSSSSSSPSPSPSPSPSPSPSSSSSSSSSSSSSSSSSSSSSSSSSSSSSSSSSSSSSSSSSSSSSSSSSSSSSSSSSSSSSSSSSSSSSSSSSSSSSSSSSSSSSSSSSSSSSSSSSSSSSSSSSSSSSSSSSSSSSSSSSSSSSSSSSSSSSSSSSSSSSSSSSSSSSSSSSSSSSPSPSPSSSSSSSSSSPSPSSSSSPSPSSSSSSSSSSSSSSSSSSSSSSSSSSSSSSPSPSSSSSSLMA from the exons atgagactggAGCAGCAGAGGGTAAGACAAAGAGGGAACGAaactcagtcatcatcatcatcatcatcatcatcatcat catcatcatcatcatcatcatcatcatcatcatcatcatcatcatcatcatcatcatcatcatcatcatcatcatcatcatcatcatcatcatcatcatcatcatcatcatcatcatcatcatcatcatcatcatcatcatcatcatcatcatcatcatcatcatcatcatcatcatcaccatcaccatcaccatcaccatcaccatcaccatcaccatcaccatcaccatcaccatcaccatcaccatcaccatcatcatcatcatcatcatcatcatcatcatcatcatcatcatcatcatcatcatcatcatcatcatcatcatcatcatcatcatcatcatcatcatcatcaccatcaccatcaccatcaccatcaccatcaccatcaccatcatcatcatcatcatcatcatcatcatcatcatcatcatcatcatcatcatcatcatcatcatcatcatcatcatcatcatcatcatcatcatcatcatcatcatcatcatcatcatcatcatcatcatcatcatcatcatcatcatcatcatcatcatcatcatcatcatcatcatcatcatcatcatcatcatcatcatcatcatcatcatcatcatcatcatcatcatcatcatcatcatcatcatcatcatcatcatcatcatcatcatcatcatcatcatcatcatcatcatcatcatcatcatcatcatcatcatcatcatcatcatcatcatcatcatcatcatcatcatcatcatcatcatcatcatcatcatcatcatcatcatcatcatcatcatcatcatcatcatcatcatcatcatcatcatcatcatcatcatcatcatcatcatcatcatcatcaccatcaccatcac catcatcatcatcatcatcatcatcatcatcaccatcaccatcatcatcatcatcaccatcaccatcatcatcatcatcatcatcatcatcatcatcatcatcatcatcatcatcatcatcatcatcatcatcatcatcatcatcatcatcatcaccatcaccatcatcatcatcatcatca CTGATGGCGTGA